TGAAGTCGATCTTCTTCTCCCCGACGTTGCCGGAGACCTTGTCTTTGATCTTCATGACAAAGGTGTAGCTTCCGGCGGGCAGGTCGCGGGTTTCGCTGCGGACCTGGTCGCCCTGCTTGATCTGGAGGGTCTGCTTGAGGGTCAGCGGCAGGCTGATGAGCGGCGAGTCGAAGTTGCCCGGGGCGAACTTAATGGCCGGCTTGTCGCCCTGGTTGACCTCGAAGACGATCTCGACGTCGTAGGTCGAGCCCGACTTGGGCTGGCAGCCGAAGACATAGGTGAAGAGATCGAGCGGCTGGCCGACGGTGAAGACGTTGTCCAGGCTCGGCGTCACTTGGATGACCGAGTAGGCGAAGAAGCCCTTGTGCATCTCGGGCTTTTGCTCGGGCGCCTGGACCTGCTTGTATTCCTTCATGAAGAAGACCGGGGTCGTGTCGAGGCTGGAGGTGAAAGACTTGGGATCGGGCAGATTGGCGCTGCTGTACTGGATGCCGATCTTCGATAGATCCTGGGAACAGATGGCGATCGTGGCCAGGTATTCGCCCGGCATGAGCGGGTAGCCGACGGTGTACCAATCGGCCTGCTCGGGATCGAAGCCGGCCTGGTCGGCCTCGAAGGAGGCGGGGATATAGATCTCCTTGATCAGCTTGCCGGGAACCCCGTTCTCGGCCTGGTGGAACTGGACGAACACGTTGACCACGGCCTTGACCTTGGCGGGCGCGATCGGGGCGGCCGGATCGACCACGGCCGGGGCCGTGACCGGGGCGAACCCGAGGTCGGCGTTCTTGATCTTCAGGAAAAAGACCTGGTAGAAGGCCTGCTGAGCGGGGAGGTACTGGGTCCGGAAGATCTCGAAGGGAAGGTCCAGGCGGGCCGTCTTGGCGGCCATGCCGGCCTCCATGGGCTCCTTGACTTCCTTCGGGATGAACACCTTGGCGCTCTGTTTGGCGTCGGGCGCCTGCTGGGCGGCGGGAGCGGCGGCGGCGGCCGTCAGGATTGCCGCCATAAGAAGCGGAACGATGATTTTTTTCATAATTTGCATCCTCCTCTATGATGCGCGGAACGACTCTCGCCGATTAAATAAGCAAGGATTATGCCAATTTTTCGACGGGAGAATTGGTTTGTTTTCAGCATGATGGGATCGATGATCTTGTAAAGAATAGTTACATTCGGCCTTGGCGAGATCGTGTTCGTCCTCAAAGAAAGGGGGAATATAGCAAAAACCCCCCCGCAAGGCAATGGCGGCTGGTTTCGCCGGCTTCACCGCTGGTACAGATCCACCGCTGCGTTGTGTTCGCGCAGGGACCGGCTGAATTGATGACTGCCGTCGTTCCTGGAGACGAAGAAAAGGTATTCCGTGGCCGCCGGCTGCAGGGCGGCCCGCAGCGATTCCCGGCCCGGGTTGCAGATGGGCCCCGGCGGCAGGCCGGCGTGGAGGTATGTGTTGTACGGCGAATCGAGCTTGAGGTCCTTCGAATAGAGCCGCCCCTTGTAAGTTCCCGCGGCCTTCAGGACATAAACGATGGTCGGGTCGCAGTCGAGGCGCATGCCCAGGCGGAGCCGGTTATGGAAGACCGACGACACCAACGGCTTTTCCTCGGCCTTCCCGGTCTCCTTCTCGATGAGCGAAGCCAGGATGACGGCGTCCCGGACGCTCAGGCCGAGCTCGGATGCGCGCCGGCGCCAGGCCTCGGTAAAGACTTCTTTGAACATCTCCGTCATCTTGGCCAGGATGGCCGGGGCCGGCATCCCTTTCGGCAGGCGATAGGTTTCGGGGAAAAGATAGCCTTCCAGATCGGCGGCCTGGGGATCGAGCAGGCCCAGCGAAGCGGTCGTTCGAAAGGCCGCGGCGAATTCGGTTTCGCTGCCGAAGCCGGCGGCGGTGAAGAGGGGAAACGCCTCGCGGCCCGTCAGCCCTTCGGCTACGGTCACGGGGTGGAGGTAGATCCGGCCCTGGGTCAGGGCTTCGATCACGGCCCGAGGCGCCGAAGGGGCGTCCAGCTTGTATTCGCCGGCCTTAAGCGGCTTGCCGGAATAAAACATCCGATATCGCCAGAGGAAGGGAGTCGTCTTGGCCAGGACTCCTTCGGCTTTGAGCTTGGCGGCAATGGCGGAGGCCCCCTGCCCCCGGGTGATCTCGATCAGGACGGGGCGCCCGGCTTTCGCGGCCGGAAGAGAGGACTCCAGGGCTATCCAGACGCAGAATCCCAACAGGCCGGCCTGGGCCAGGATGAGCAGGAATTTAATCGGTCGAAACAGGATTTTCATCGGGACGCCGGCTCTCCAGGTAGCCCTGCAGGATGATGACGGCCGCGATCTGATTGACCACGGAGCGCCTGTCTTTGATCTTGATCTTCTGTTCCTGGACTGAGCGGAGGGCCTGATGGGTGGTCAGGCGCTCGTCGAAAAACTCCACCGGGACGCCGGCGGCCCTCTCCAGCCAGACCGCGAAGGCCCGGGTTTTTTCCACTCGCGAGCCCTCGCTGCCGTCCATGCGGAGGGGCAGGCCGACGACGATGCGGCCGATCTCGTGCTTGCGGACGAGCGCCTGGACGACCGCCTTCCGGACCGCATCGCTCCCCTCGAGCTGGATGGTATCCAGCGGCTGGGCGGTGATGAATAAGGGGTCGCTAAGCGCCAGCCCGATGTGCCGGTCGCCGTAGTCCAGGCCGAGGATTCTCATTCCGGAATCCCGGCCGTGCAGCGCTTCTTGCGGCGGTGGCGTTCGAAGCCCAGGTCGATCAGGCGGTCCAGAAGCCGGCCGTAGGGAAGGCCCGTCACGCCCCATAGCTTCGGGTACATGCTGATCTCCGTGAAGCCGGGGATTGTGTTGATCTCGTTGATGTAGAGATCGCCGGTCCGCCGCTCCAGGAAGAAGTCGACCCGCGACATTCCGGAGGCTTGGCAGGCCTGGAAGGCGGACACGGCCTGGCGCCGGACCTCCGCGACGACCTCCGTGGGGAGGTCGGCCGGGATGCCGAACTTCGTCTTGTTGTCGAGGTACTTGTCGCGGTAGTCGTAAAACTCATGGTGGGGAATCACCTCGCCTGGGAGCGAGGCTTCCGGCTCGTCGTTGCCCAGCACGGCGCACTCGATCTACCGGCCGTCGATGCCTTCCTCGACCAGGACCTTGCGGTCATAGCGCAGGGCCAGGTCGAGAGCCGCGGCCGCCCGGGCGTGGCTTTTGACCTTGGAGATGCCCACACTCGAGCCGAGATTGGCGGGCTTGACGAAGTAGGGCGGGGTGAAGGAATCCCGGACGCGGCGCAGGAGGGCGGCCTTGGCCCGCTCCCACTCGAAATCGTGGACGATGATCCATGGTGCGACGCGCAAGCCGCGGGCTTGGAACAGGATCTTCATCACGTCCTTGTCCATGCCCGCCGCCGAGGCCAGGACCCCGGGGCCGACATAGGGGACATCGGCCAGCTCGAGCAGGCCCTGGATCGTGCCGTCCTCGCCGTAGGGGCCGTGCAGGACGAGGAAATACAGGTCGGCCCGCACCGGCGCCGCCGTCCGCGCCTGCCATGGCAGAAAGCCTTGGAAGGGGCCGCGGCGCAATTCCCGCTTCGGGACGCGGGGCGAGGCGACCTGCTTCCAGCGGCCGTCTTTGCCGATGTACAGGCAGACGACGGCGTAGCGGGTCTTGTCGAGATTGTTGTAGACGGCCGAAGCCGACAGAATGGAGACTTCGTGCTCGGCCGAACGGCCTCCGAAAAGCAGGGCGATGGTTTTTTTTGCGGGCATGGCAATTTTCTATTTTAAAGAAGGGAACGCGCTTTGTCTATCCTAAGCCCCAGGCCGTAGACCCCAGCGACACGCGGGACTGCCCGTCCGCGGCGCTCGGCTCGGCCCGTCCGGCTCAGAGATGGGACTTGAAGAGACGACTTGGCGTGAACTTGATTCTCTTCTTGCGCGGAATAGCGATTGTGTCGCCCGTCTTAGGGTTCCGCCCCTGGCGGGCTTCGCGGGTCTTGATCTCGAAGCTGCCGAAGCCGGAGAGATTGACTTTGCGGCCCGTCTTGAGCGATTCCTTAACCGCGCCGAGCAAGGCCGCATAGGCCTTTTGAGCCTGGAGATGGGTGATCCCCGCCGTGTGCGCCATGTTGGACGTAAAATCTTTTTTGCCCATGCCGCCCTCCTTCCTATTGCTGGAACTGATTTGTATTCAAATGGTAAGGCTGATTATGGAGAAAGTCAAGCATTGCTTGGGCCGGTCGGGGCGCGCCGGGCAGCGTCGAGCCGCGTGGCGCCGCCGCCCGGCGTTGTGCTAGAATGACGGAAGCGAGGTGCGCCATGACCAGGAAAACGGGCTCGTGGGCTCTCATCGTCCTTCTGTCGGCCCTGTCGGGGTTCATCCCCGCCCGGGCGGGGGGACAGCGCCCGATTCGGCCGACGGCAAGATTCTGCTCAGCGACGGCGATCTGGTCTGGGTGCGGGGAGCGGCCGGCGAGGTCGTGCGCCCCGGCCAAGTCTTCGCCGTCGTTGCGATGCAGGCCCTGCCGCCCGGCTCGAAAAAGCCGGCCGGCCCCGGGCCCATCGGATTCCGGCGCGGCCGGCTGCGCGTCGTCCGGACCGACGGAGAGCGGTTCCTGGCCAAGATCGAGAAAGCCTGCGGCATCATCCGGGTCGGCGACGGGCTCCTGCCTTTCGAAGACAAAGCCCCGATCATGGGCAAGAACCTCGGCTTCGAAACCCTCTTCCAGGGCGGCGAGGTCCTGACCGGCCGTCTGATCAATTTCGGCAACGAGCTCAACCAGATCGGGCTCGGCGACTGGGCCCTGATCGACATCGGCGCCGATCAGGGGTTGAAGGTCGGGCAGCAGCTGACGGCCTACACCAAGCCCGAGGGGGTTCGGCCGGCCCGGGCCGCGGCCAATGTCGTCGTCGTCGATGTCGGCTGGGCGACGGCCACCATCAAAGTCCTTTCGGCCGCGGATGCGCTCCGTCTGGGAGACCTCGTTCAAATCAAGTAAATTACGCATCCGACAGGGATTCCGGATTAGCCGTTTGGGTCCGAATTCTTTCTCTGCCAATAAAATGGAAGGCAAACGGAATAGGCTTCCATGAGGGGGAGGCAGTCATCGTCCAGAGGACGATGGCGTTGGAGGGGGAACCCTCCAATGGTTCCCCCTCCAAGGGAGCCCATTGACTTGCTTGGGGGTTTTTGCTAGTTTATCGCAGTGCTTTCCGGGACGGTCGCCCCGGGCGCACGTCCGGACGCGGGCGTAGTTCAGTGGTAGAACGTCTGCTTGCCATGCAGAAGGTCGTGGGTTCAAGTCCCATCGCCCGCTCCATCTTCCCCGCAGCGACCGTCGTACGATGGCCATCGAAGGCGCGGTACCCAAGTGGCTAAGGGAGAGGTCTGCAAAACCTCGATTCGCCGGTTCGAGTCCGGCCCGCGCCTCCATTTTTCCCGCTTGGCCGGGCCCGTTTCCCCCCAATACGTTCGCGGTGCCAAACCCCGATTTTCAAATCGGGGTTATAAGCGCCGCTCAGTATTAACCCTTCTAATACCCCGGGCTTGGCAGTCCTCAGCCGCGAAGCGGATGAGGGCGGGCTTCAGCCCGGGGTATCGAGCGGG
The sequence above is a segment of the Candidatus Aminicenantes bacterium genome. Coding sequences within it:
- a CDS encoding HU family DNA-binding protein; translation: MGKKDFTSNMAHTAGITHLQAQKAYAALLGAVKESLKTGRKVNLSGFGSFEIKTREARQGRNPKTGDTIAIPRKKRIKFTPSRLFKSHL
- the ruvX gene encoding Holliday junction resolvase RuvX, whose translation is MRILGLDYGDRHIGLALSDPLFITAQPLDTIQLEGSDAVRKAVVQALVRKHEIGRIVVGLPLRMDGSEGSRVEKTRAFAVWLERAAGVPVEFFDERLTTHQALRSVQEQKIKIKDRRSVVNQIAAVIILQGYLESRRPDENPVSTD
- the mltG gene encoding endolytic transglycosylase MltG; translated protein: MKILFRPIKFLLILAQAGLLGFCVWIALESSLPAAKAGRPVLIEITRGQGASAIAAKLKAEGVLAKTTPFLWRYRMFYSGKPLKAGEYKLDAPSAPRAVIEALTQGRIYLHPVTVAEGLTGREAFPLFTAAGFGSETEFAAAFRTTASLGLLDPQAADLEGYLFPETYRLPKGMPAPAILAKMTEMFKEVFTEAWRRRASELGLSVRDAVILASLIEKETGKAEEKPLVSSVFHNRLRLGMRLDCDPTIVYVLKAAGTYKGRLYSKDLKLDSPYNTYLHAGLPPGPICNPGRESLRAALQPAATEYLFFVSRNDGSHQFSRSLREHNAAVDLYQR